The following are encoded together in the Trichocoleus sp. FACHB-46 genome:
- a CDS encoding helix-turn-helix domain-containing protein, producing MEPQVESRDRVTCAVETTLGVIGGRWKVLIIRELFPGVKRFGELHRALNGITQKMLTQQLREMEQDGLVHRQVYLQVPPKVEYSLTPLGATLKPILNSMHEWGTKFLESQELDQI from the coding sequence ATGGAGCCACAAGTTGAGAGCCGCGATCGCGTCACCTGTGCTGTAGAAACGACACTAGGCGTGATTGGTGGGCGTTGGAAGGTTTTGATTATTCGCGAATTATTTCCTGGAGTAAAACGCTTTGGAGAGTTACACCGAGCGTTGAATGGCATCACCCAAAAAATGCTGACGCAACAACTGCGAGAAATGGAACAAGACGGTTTAGTGCATCGCCAGGTTTACCTGCAAGTCCCACCCAAAGTGGAATACTCCCTGACTCCCCTTGGCGCAACCCTCAAGCCAATCTTGAACTCCATGCACGAATGGGGAACTAAGTTTTTGGAGAGCCAGGAGTTAGACCAGATTTGA